From the Takifugu flavidus isolate HTHZ2018 chromosome 12, ASM371156v2, whole genome shotgun sequence genome, one window contains:
- the numa1 gene encoding nuclear mitotic apparatus protein 1 isoform X4 has product MTKINLGVKALLSWVNSLKLCDQDLNVNDFQDGTVLLKVVYMLKQEPISSFSNSVEDRFRLVADFLERDCRFNASKGTPLSWSNIKDGINVTVEVAKVLLLLVYQDIMSECCSLKKLDCDMEKEIANLTSSFVMESEGCVFLANGLDGHLARKYLPLGSDVFENSGITSSSNISTVSSFSEENSPIFRHRSKRKEVSFVELQPVASSSFSSSPLQDIMNTPKFQVRKLQRQMMNERDYRDGLERELSSKLSVIAQKETHINQLQHCLDKLKKEQINGEQAIREQITDLENKNKVLQMRLHEILKENKEAKSTSSLLEHKMDELTEENSILSSQVRTVRLQLAIFEAEVRSLTGNQASAEKEWKDKTSRLECNLNQVTTQKELLAEEIEILQGKISSLEDELNSISKEEVGENMGPIMEREIFETEMRNLKNELERAVCSLNEAELCIQAKTQQLVECQDQLTHQKDLLGQQEIRTRRLMEEKEEKLNNLQQELTEKEENMKDLNAKFSALSSLLIVKDKQMTSLREEMDTLEENSKRNQKELQNKDDMLASLTLEKCNEQQLLESQIQLFMVQVENLKLSLKQAEQEIQNKHNLVIETQRVNVQQQQLLQKQIAACEKDVQKLEKERDLKNDQLAILQNDSSCHIVSLEKEFEVLKDQLEILNNHLRKAEEQLQHEKVKLGKQEKESADQIQLLQEQLSTSENEMRAMKEQLVAREHQITTLHKQRFEQSQKFNEEINDLQNQIQFLRFSLTNAEKNMQTKENVFLEQKLWASRDMEVLQAQMGSSRQEVEVLDANISEEEQILLPKTANASHSELVQQEIDSLNKQMQTIGNSLDLTQKEFQTKGDAMAKQERDRFYQKELLQQQLMAAEEVKSLTKDSKEEQMIQLSSTNSTHLDLLHQNILQLDEQIVCLLSPWKDDDNTFKSKENEFEQNLHGTHDMEFHIKKIETSQGEIKRLMAEIGANKKDLTLLKTSTSVNWELLQQEIECLTIWIKSIKGLLGINRKWTRAKEAVLLMQEQEHILQTEELKKHNSVLEDGVTLLKEKLQTKEREIDMIQSEQSKESEMTSAEMQTLTDQIKMLNESVKSAVEQEDKLLLLARVLETSQEESKAKCLTAPVMETSVLAEQMTPLRTPCSKQSVLCQEEDLKSKEHLFFLKEKENTQLREMVQRLQEKLDEVEMQILSQEEQIEEKKEMNERTHLHLKSEESLLFFQSQLSALNIVMKEKDGNIKALKEELAAQAHVVHVLKEEHSKHIQILQQKIQQINEQVETASQKLVAKEQELLQMKRDSAQQLGILQQQLTSAKAEKKATCDLQLATHKDKEILMVRVGQAEKERRALENQLEALILQKDTLIQAKTAEHYKAQMEKAVSHYNKKKQLLQESQEEVTEIKQSLALKESQLQAALTDNKVLQLDLDKAQTNEKELLSLVASLEVQLASADQKLRAQNEIVGQGKSSQRSLSSDGMYKSSLGVHSSLREKRTISSDSLGQSSLEDSLNNARHFSTPDESSTPLIHSSERLAAKCRALGAESLETLYFTPINNRSAKENKREFVSGRESPASLVKRRRTTQVISITMTKNTPETPTSDRLIGLPGYRRSAVYSKSTGTFCVGAENEPDGAPEDWMRIAELQARNKACLPHLKSSYPVEFDTGSCHAFVFTDEELRTGDPADTIRRASMMPSQLQHSLSSHPLSPLMANSANTRSHRLSLMPGAPKTQLRSPKDTKRSSSLAPFLQRSPEKGKAGCFPHPLTPKNKNVLSGPSNALLHPNLSLAERRQSTMFTIDNTPKNSSYLRKGLNKLRSSTRKSPCKGTKTSNAQNRGQENVPTKNTHTAVGRAGRKGKSPQLAPKGQKNSLWATSSKTAKSPRLTASACKECVSIKKEPLFGNL; this is encoded by the exons ATGACCAAAATCAATTTGGGTGTTAAGGCTCTTCTCAGCTGG GTTAACAGCTTAAAATTGTGCGACCAAGATCTTAATGTCAACGATTTTCAAGATGGAACAGTTTTATTGAAAGTTGTTTATATGCT GAAACAAGAACCCATCTCATCATTTAGTAATTCTGTGGAGGATCGCTTCAGGCTTGTTGCTGATTTTCTGGAAA GAGACTGTAGATTTAATGCAAGTAAAGGCACACCGTTGTCATGGAGCAACATAAAAGATGGCATCAATGTCACCGTGGAAGTTGCAAAG GTTCTTTTGTTACTTGTCTATCAAGACATAATGAGTGAGTGCTGCAGCTTAAAGAAGTTGGACTGTGACATGGAG aaggAGATAGCAAACCTGACTAGCTCCTTTGTGATGGAGAGTGAAGGTTGTGTTTTTCTGGCCAATGGACTGGATGGACACTTGGCAAGGAAAT ATTTGCCCCTTGGCTCTGATGTATTTGAGAATTCAGGAATCACTTCAAGTTCAAACATTTCAACCGTATCATCATTCTCAGAGGAAAACTCTCCAATCTTCCGGCACCGAAGCAAACGGAAGGAAGTTTCATTTGTTGAACTGCAACCTGTTGCTTCTTCCtcattcag CAGTTCACCTCTACAGGATATTATGAACACACCAAAATTTCAGGTGAGGAAACTGCAACGACAGATGATGAACGAAAGAGACTACAGAGATGGGTTGGAGAGAGAGCTTTCCAGTAAGCTCAGTGTCATTGCACAGAAAG AGACTCATATCAACCAACTGCAGCACTGTCTAGATAAgctaaaaaaagagcaaattaATGGAGAGCAAGCGATCAGAGAACAAATTACAGATCTTGAGAACAAGAACAAAGT GTTACAAATGCGTCTTCATGAAATATTAAAGGAGAATAAGGAGGCCAAGAGCACCTCCTCACTTCTGGAACACAAAATGGATGAGCTAACTGAAGAGAACAGTATCCTGAGTTCCCAG GTGAGGACGGTACGCTTACAGTTGGCCATTTTTGAGGCAGAGGTTCGCAGCCTCACAGGAAACCAAGCATCTGCTGAGAAGGAGTGGAAAGACAAAACGAGTCGCCTGGAATGCAACCTCAACCAAGTCACTACTCAAAAG GAGTTACTGGCTGAAGAAATAGAGATCCTCCAGGGAAAGATCTCCAGTTTGGAAGATGAACTAAACTCTATCTCTAAGGAAGAAGTGGGAGAGAATATGGGGCCCATAATGGAG AGAGAAATATTTGAAACTGAAATGAGGAATTTGAAAAATGAACTGGAGAGAGCAGTTTGCTCCTTAAATGAGGCTGAATTGTGCATACAAGCTAAAACACAGCAGCTTGTCGAGTGTCAAGATCAACTGACCCATCAGAAGGATCTCCTGGGTCAACAGGAGATTCGGACTAGACGCTtaatggaagaaaaggaggaaaagttaAACAACTTACAACAGGAGCtcacagagaaagaggaaaatatgAAAGATCTCAATGCAAAGTTCTCTGCTCTGAGTTCTCTCCTGATTgttaaagacaaacaaatgaCCAGCCTTAGAGAAGAAATGGACACTCTTGAAGAAAACTCTAAAAGAAATCAAAAGGAACTTCAGAACAAAGATGATATGCTTGCCTCATTGACTCTTGAGAAATGTAATGAGCAACAATTGCTCGAGAGCCAAATCCAATTATTTATGGTCCAGGTAGAAAACCTTAAACTGTCTCTCAAACAGGCTGAACAAGAAATTCAAAACAAGCACAATCTTGTGATTGAAACACAAAGAGTGAatgtccaacagcagcagctactccAGAAACAGATTGCTGCCTGTGAAAAGGATGTTCAGAAgttggaaaaagagagagatctCAAAAATGATCAGCTTGCTATTCTCCAGAACGACAGCTCTTGCCACATTGTGTCACTGGAGAAAGAGTTTGAAGTACTAAAAGACCAACTGGAAATTTTAAATAACCATctcagaaaagcagaagaacaacTTCAGCATGAGAAAGTCAAGCTTGgaaagcaggagaaagagagCGCCGATCAAATACAGCTTCTACAGGAACAACTCTCGACCTCTGAAAATGAGATGAGGGCCATGAAGGAGCAACTGGTTGCACGAGAGCATCAAATAACCACATTGCACAAACAACGTTTTGAGCAGTCTCAAAAGTTTAACGAAGAGATCAACGATTTACAGAATCAGATTCAGTTTCTTCGGTTCTCACTAACGAATGCTGAGAAAAACATGCAGaccaaagaaaatgtgttccTTGAACAAAAGCTTTGGGCCTCAAGGGACATGGAGGTGCTCCAGGCGCAGATGGGATCATCTCGCCAAGAGGTTGAGGTGCTAGATGCAAATAtttctgaggaggagcagataTTGTTGCCGAAGACTGCAAATGCTTCACATTCTGAATTGGTACAGCAGGAAATTGACAGCCTCaataaacaaatgcaaactATTGGCAACTCTCTGGATCTCACCCAGAAAGAGTTTCAGACCAAAGGAGATGCGATGGCCAAGCAAGAGCGCGACCGCTTTTATCAGAAGGAGCTCTTGCAGCAACAGCTCATGGCTGCCGAAGAAGTAAAAAGTTTGACAAAGGACTCTAAAGAGGAGCAAATGATACAACTATCTAGTACAAATTCTACTCATTTGGATTTACTACATCAAAATATCCTCCAATTAGATGAGCAGATTGTGTGCCTGTTGTCCCCATGGAAGGATGATGATAACACTTTTAAGTCCAAAGAAAATGAGTTTGAACAAAATCTGCATGGCACACATGATATGGAATTCCACATCAAGAAAATAGAGACCTCTCAAGGTGAAATCAAAAGGTTAATGGCAGAAATTGGTGCCAACAAAAAGGACCTCACTTTGCTCAAAACCTCTACTTCTGTTAATTGGGAATTGCTCCAGCAAGAGATTGAATGTTTGACCATTTGGATAAAAAGTATAAAAGGTTTGCTTGgaatcaacaggaagtggactcgGGCAAAAGAAGCAGTGCTCCTCATGCAAGAACAAGAACATATTTTGCAGACTGAAGAACTTAAGAAGCACAATTCAGTTCTTGAAGATGGTGTTACTCTACTGAAGGAGAAGCTTCAaaccaaagagagagagattgacATGATACAATCTGAACAAAGCAAGGAGTCGGAAATGACAAGTGCCGAGATGCAAACTCTCACAGATCAAATAAAAATGCTTAATGAATCAGTGAAGAGCGCAGTAGAGCAGGAGGATAAACTTCTTCTGTTGGCTCGGGTCCTGGAAACTTCTCAGGAAGAAAGTAAAGCCAAATGTCTGACGGCTCCTGTAATGGAGACAAGCGTTCTGGCGGAACAAATGACACCATTGAGAACTCCTTGTTCCAAGCAGTCGGTGTTGTGTCAAGAGGAGGATTTGAAATCCAAAGAGCATCTCTTctttctaaaagaaaaagaaaacactcaaCTGAGGGAAATGGTCCAAAGGCTCCAAGAGAAACTCGATGAGGTGGAGATGCAAATTCTTTCACAAGAAGAACaaattgaggaaaaaaaagagatgaatgAGAGAACGCATCTCCATCTTAAAAGCGAGGAGAGCCTGCTGTTTTTTCAGAGCCAACTTTCTGCTCTCAACATAGTTATGAAggaaaaagatggaaacatAAAGGCTCTCAAGGAGGAGCTGGCAGCGCAAGCTCATGTGGTGCATGTGTTAAAGGAAGAGCactccaaacacatccagatTCTTCAACAGAAAATCCAGCAAATTAATGAGCAGGTTGAAACAGCGTCTCAGAAACTGGTGGCTAAAGAGCAGGAGCTCCTTCAAATGAAGAGAGACTCTGCCCAGCAACTGGGCattttgcagcagcagctcacctcaGCAAAGGCAGAGAAAAAAGCTACATGCGATCTGCAGCTTGCTACTCACAAGGATAAAGAGATACTGATGGTCAGAGTTGGCCAGGCAGAAAAGGAACGAAGAGCTCTTGAAAACCAACTGGAAGCTTTGATCCTCCAGAAGGACACACTCATCCAGGCCAAGACTGCAGAGCACTACAAGGCTCAG ATGGAGAAGGCAGTAAGTCACtacaataaaaagaagcaacttCTCCAAGAAAGCCAAGAAGAAGTAACTGAAATCAAACAGTCCTTGGCACTAAAAGAGAGTCAATTACAGGCAGCCTTGACAGACAACAAAGTGCTTCAACTTGATCTGGACAAGGCTCAAACCAATGAGAAGGAACTCCTTAGCCTGGTGGCCAGTCTGGAGGTGCAG TTGGCCTCTGCTGATCAGAAACTGCGGGCACAGAATGAGATTGTAGGCCAGGGAAAAAGTTCACAACGGTCTTTAAGCTCAGATGGAATGTACAAGTCAAGTCTCGGTGTTCACAGTAGCCTGCGTGAAAAGAGGACCATCAGCTCTGACAGCCTGGGCCAAAGCTCTTTGGAAGACTCTCTGAACAATGCAAG acatttctcCACACCTGATGAGTCCAGCACACCTCTCATCCATAGTTCTGAACGACTGGCGGCAAAATGCAGAGCGTTAGGTGCCGAGTCACTAGAAACGCTTTACTTCACCCCTATAAACAACAG AAGCGCTAAAGAGAACAAAAGGGAATTTGTTTCAGGAAGGGAAAGTCCAGCTTCATTAGTCAAGCGGCGCAGAACCACACAGGTGATTAGCATCACCATGACCAAG aaTACTCCAGAGACCCCCACTAGTGATCGGCTAATTGGTCTTCCAGGTTACAGGCGGAGTGCAGTTTATTCAAAGT CTACTGGGACATTCTGTGTTGGAGCAGAGAATGAGCCCGATGGTGCACCTGAAGACTGGATGAGGATTGCTGAGCTGCAGGCCAGGAACAAAGCCTGTCTTCCTCATCTAAAAAGCAGCTACCCTGTAGAGTTTGAT ACGGGCAGTTGCCACGCATTCGTTTTCACAGATGAAGAACTTCGTACCGGTGATCCAGCTGACACAATTCGCCGCGCATCCATGATGCCCAGCCAACTGCAACACTCGCTCTCTTCCCATCCTCTTTCTCCCCTGATGGCAAACTCTGCCAATACTCGTTCTCATCGTCTGTCATTGATGCCAGGAGCCCCAAAAACTCAGCTGAGAAGCCCAAAAGACACAAAGAGGTCTTCATCGTTGGCACCTTTTCTTCAAAGGTCACCTGAG AAGGGAAAGGCGGGCTGCTTCCCCCATCCACTCACACCTAAAAACAAGAATGTGCTCAGTGGACCATCCAATGCTTTGCTCCATCCCAACCTGTCTCTA GCTGAGAGGAGGCAATCTACGATGTTTACTATTGATAACACCCCTAAGAACAGCAGCTACCTAAGGAAAGGATTGAACAAACTGCGAAGCTCCACCCGCAAATCTCCTTGTAAAGGCACCAAGACGTCAAATGCTCAGAACAGGGGTCAGGAAAATGTGCCTACAAAGAACACTCATACTGCAGTGGGACGAGCAGGCAGAAAGGGGAAGTCTCCCCAGTTGGCACCTAAAGGCCAGAAAAATTCTCTGTGGGCAACCAGTAGTAAGACAGCAAAGTCTCCCAGGCTGACGGCTAGCGCTTGCAAG